The proteins below are encoded in one region of Danio rerio strain Tuebingen ecotype United States chromosome 14, GRCz12tu, whole genome shotgun sequence:
- the ltc4s gene encoding leukotriene C4 synthase produces the protein MLDQIVLLAAVTVLGLLEQAYFSLQVIYARRKYAVSPPATSGPPEFERIFRAQANCSEYFPIFVFSLWLAGVFFSQVLAVIFGLLYLYGRFRYFHGYAESSKGRLEPLYFSAKMQWVLIALAGLGIICTLTQVYLGLDLLHTFSHVLGLTEQT, from the exons ATGCTGGACCAGATAGTGCTGTTAGCAGCGGTCACAGTGCTGGGGCTGCTGGAACAAG CGTACTTCTCTCTGCAGGTGATCTACGCTCGGAGAAAGTATGCGGTCTCTCCTCCTGCCACTTCTGGACCACCGGAGTTTGAGAGAATCTTTCGAGCCCA AGCAAACTGTTCCGAATATTTCCCCATATTCGTCTTTTCGCTTTGGTTGGCTGGAGTTTTCTTTAGTCAAG TTTTGGCAGTGATCTTTGGGCTCCTGTACCTTTATGGTCGCTTTCGGTACTTCCATGGCTATGCAGAGTCTTCTAAGGGCAG ACTGGAGCCGCTGTACTTCAGTGCAAAGATGCAGTGGGTGCTGATCGCTCTTGCTGGACTGGGGATTATCTGCACTTTGACGCAGGTTTATCTGGGATTGGACCTGCTGCATACCTTTAGTCATGTTCTGGGCCTGACTGAACAAACATGA